In the bacterium genome, GGTGGTTGACCGTCTTCTTCATGCGCAACGCCCGCCGCACGACCTTCTCGTGCGAGGCCACCAGCGGCAGGAAGCTCCTGGCGCCGACGAGGTCCGGCAGCGCCAGCAGGTAGACGTGCAGCACGTGCGAGTCGATGAACTCCAGGTCCAGCAGGAGGCGCCGCAGCGTGGTCGTCTGCGCCGTGGGGATGATGCCGAGCGCCTCCTCGGCGGCCTGGATCGAGGTCAGCGAGTGCGCGCAGGCGCAGATGCCGCAGATGCGGCTGGTGATGTGCTGCGCCTCGAAGATCGAGCGGCCGCGCAGCAGCGCCTCGAAGAAGCGCGGCGCCTCCACGACGTCGAAGCGGCAGGCCTCGAGCGCGCCGTCCCTGACCTCGACGACGATGTTCCCGTGCCCCTCGACGCGCGTGAGGTACTCGACCTTCACGCCGAGGTTCTTGCCGGCCTTCTTAGCGGGCACGCTCGGGGCCCTCCTCGCGGCAGCGGTTGTACATCTCCATCCTGCGGACCACGTGCTCGAGGCTGATGCCCCGCGACGTGAGCACCTGGAGCATCCCCTTCTCGTTCGGGTTGCTCACGAGGCCGCGGCAGCCGTAGCAGATGTTGCCGTTGTTCACGCACCAGGAGTTGCAGCCGGCCCGCGTCACCGGGCCGAGGCAGGTCACGCCGCGGTCGTAGAGGCAGACGTTCTCGTTGCGCTTGCACTCCGTGCAGACCGCCTGGTCCGGCACCGTGTAGGGGATGCCGGCGAGGATGCACTTGAGCACGGTCAGCAGCTCGGGGATGGCGATCGGGCAGCCGTGGATCGTGTAGTCCACGGGCACGACCTGGTGCAGCGCCCGCGTGGTCGCCGTCGGGAAGAAGCGCCGGCCGTCGCCGTAGACGACGCGCCCGATCTCGGCGAGGTCGAAGGCGTTCTTCATGCCGTTGACCCCGCCGGTGCTCGCGCAGGAGCCGAGCGCGACGAGGACCTTCGCGCGCCCGCGGATCTCCCGCAGGCGCGCCGCGGCGTGCTCGTCCGTGACGCTGCCCTCGACGAAGGCGACGTCGAGGGGCCCGTCGTGCCTCTCGCTCATCGCCTCGCGGAACTCCACGAGGTCGATGAGGTTGACGATCTCGAGCAGCAGCTCGCCGGCGTTCACCACCTGGAGCTGGCAGCCTTCGCAGCAGGACAGATCGAAGAATGCGGTCCTGGGTCGTCTCATGTCGTGCGAGCCTCCTGATGGACATGGCGAGGCCGCGGGGGCGGGGCGGTGCCGTG is a window encoding:
- a CDS encoding cytochrome B, which codes for MRRPRTAFFDLSCCEGCQLQVVNAGELLLEIVNLIDLVEFREAMSERHDGPLDVAFVEGSVTDEHAAARLREIRGRAKVLVALGSCASTGGVNGMKNAFDLAEIGRVVYGDGRRFFPTATTRALHQVVPVDYTIHGCPIAIPELLTVLKCILAGIPYTVPDQAVCTECKRNENVCLYDRGVTCLGPVTRAGCNSWCVNNGNICYGCRGLVSNPNEKGMLQVLTSRGISLEHVVRRMEMYNRCREEGPERAR